TTTACCGACACTACTATGGTTCGTTCTTCTAATGCTGTTCCAGCAAATACGCTTGCTTCTTTTGCTACAGAAGATTAGTAGGAGGAAAAATGAAAAATGTTTTAATAGCGCTAATAACCCTATTTTTGCTGGGCTGTAATACGAGTGGTGATGACTTATTAGATATACCCGGTGTGGATAATAGGCCGGGTGGTAATAACGCTACCACCCTCACCATTCAAAACGAATCGGGCCATACCGTAACCAACGTGATGTGGAATAACGTTGATTTTGGCACCATTAGCCCCGGCCGCAGCGAAACACGGCTTGTTACCGCCGGCAGCGGTTTTGTACGTATGCGGCCAAGTAATAACCCTTATAATTTAAGAACAGAGGCCCAGTTGCATGTTACGGCGGGCCAGCAACAGCAGCTTGTGCTTAACAATAACATGCGCATACTGCGCGAGCTGGATAACACGGGCCACACTTTGCATAATATAGCGAACACACACTTTAATACCCAAATTGGCGGTACTGGGCCCGGTGGCGGCACAATATTTTTTGCGCAAGGTGGAACGTTTAGGGAAGTGAGCGGGGAACTTGGCACATTTACTACCTCTTGGGATAGTGGAAGTCAAGCTGTAAGAGCGGCTAGCAATTTAAGGGCTGGTGGCTTTGATGATTGGCAACTGCCTAATAGTGGTGATATGCAATTACTGTATGATAATTTGCATAGAAGAGGACTTGGCGATTTTGCAAGTTCCACAATTTCAACCGATAGATACTGGAGCAGCAGTTTTACAGGTTCAAGCTTTAATTTTCAAACTGGTGGTTGGGTAAACACCAGCATGAATAGTTTACAGCGTGTTCGCGCGGTACGGGAATTTTCAGTTAATTAAGTAGTTGCCTTTATATTCCTAATAGTGTTATCTTTAAAATAAAAATACCTATTAGGAATAACTATAATGAACTTTGAAAAGCTCACCCTAAAAACCCAAGAAGCCGTGCAAAGTGCTGTTACTATGGCGCAAAAGCGGCAAAATAGCGAAATTACTCCCAGCCATTTATTAATAGCCCTTATAGCGCAGGAAAATGGCATTGTCCCGGCCCTGCTTGATAGCATGGCTATTCATAACCAAACTCTGCTACTTAAAGTAGAGGATTTGCTTAACAAATTGCCGCGTATTAGCGGCACAGCCGGCCAGCCCAGCTTAAACAGCGAGCTAAACAAAGTTTTTGCCGATGCCGATGACGAACGCCTTAAGCTAAAAGATAACTACATTAGCGGTGAGCATTTATTGTTGGCTTTGCTTAAAGCCCCATCACTTGTCAAATTGTTTAAAGAGTTAAATATTGATAATAACAAAATATTAACGGCTATGCAAAGCGTGCGCGGGCAAAATAAGGTGGATAGCCCAGAGGCCGAAGAACGTTACCAAGCCCTTAAAAAATATTGCCGCGATTTAACCCAGCTGGCAAAACAATCAAAGCTTGACCCGGTGATTGGCCGTGATGAAGAAATTAGGCGCACCATGCAGGTGTTGGCCCGCCGTACCAAAAATAACCCGGTTATTATTGGTGAGCCCGGCGTGGGTAAAACCGCCATTGTAGAGGGGTTGGCACGGCGGATTATCGCCGGTGATGTGCCGGAAAGTTTACGCGGCAAAACTTTGTTGGCCCTCGATATGGGCGCGCTGGTGGCTGGGGCGAAATATCGTGGCGAATTTGAAGAAAGGCTTAAAGCCGTGATTAACGAAATTGTAGCCAGCGAAGGGCAAATCCTCATTTTTATTGATGAGCTACATACCTTAGTAGGTGCAGGCGCTAGTGAGGGCAGCACCGATGCCGGCAACCTCCTTAAACCTGCTCTTTCACGCGGTGAGCTGCACACCATCGGGGCCACTACCCTTGATGAATACCGTAAATACATCGAAAAAGACGCCGCCCTCGAGCGCCGCTTTCAGCCGGTCTATGCTAATGAGCCTAGTGTGGGCGATACCATCAGTATCTTGCGCGGCCTGCGCGAACGTTATGAAAACCATCATGGCGTACGTATTACCGATGAAGCTTTGGTGGCCGCAGCAACTTTGAGTAACCGCTACATCACCAATCGTTTTATGCCCGATAAAGCTATCGATTTAATCGATGAAGCCGCCAGCCGCCTCAAAATGCAGATAGAAAGCCAGCCCGAAGAGCTGGATAAGCTGGAACGCCGCCTTTTACAGCTGAACATTGAAAAGCAAAGTTTAGATAGAGAAAAAGACAAAGCTAGCCTTGAACGTAAAGAGGTGTTGCTCAAAGAAATATCGGGCTTACAGAACGAGCGAGATACCTTACAGCTACGCTGGCAAAATGAAAAGAGTAAGATAGAGGCCATTCAAAAGGCCAAGCGTGAGCTGGAGGAACTTAACAACCTAGAGGCTCAGTACAGCCGTGAGGGAAATTTAGAAAAAGCCGCCGAAATTAAATATGCTAAAATTCCTGCTGTTAATGGGAAATTAGCAGCTTTAGCGGAGGAGCTAGGTAACTTACAAAAAGCCAGTCCTATGTTACGAGAAGAAGTGAGCGAAGAAGACATTGCTTTAGTGGTGGCTACATGGACCGGCATACCAGTGGGTAAAATGCTGGCCAGCGATAAAGAACGCTATATTCAGTTGGAGAGTATTTTAGCTAAAAAGGTCATTGGTCAAAAAAAGGCGGTAGAGGCGGTAGCCAACGCCATACGCCGTAACCGCAGTGGTCTTGCCGACGAAAACCGACCTATGGGCAGCTTTTTATTTTTGGGGCCAACCGGCGTGGGAAAGACCGAGCTGGCCAAAACATTAGCCGGCTTTTTGTTTGATGACGAACGTGCCCTTACCCGTATCGATATGAGCGAATACATGGAAAAGCACGCCGTTAGCCGTCTGATTGGAGCGCCGCCCGGTTATGTGGGTTACGATGAAGGCGGCCAGCTTACCGAAGCGGTGCGCCGCCGCCCTTACAGTGTTATTTTGTTTGA
The nucleotide sequence above comes from Spirochaetaceae bacterium. Encoded proteins:
- a CDS encoding DUF1566 domain-containing protein — protein: MKNVLIALITLFLLGCNTSGDDLLDIPGVDNRPGGNNATTLTIQNESGHTVTNVMWNNVDFGTISPGRSETRLVTAGSGFVRMRPSNNPYNLRTEAQLHVTAGQQQQLVLNNNMRILRELDNTGHTLHNIANTHFNTQIGGTGPGGGTIFFAQGGTFREVSGELGTFTTSWDSGSQAVRAASNLRAGGFDDWQLPNSGDMQLLYDNLHRRGLGDFASSTISTDRYWSSSFTGSSFNFQTGGWVNTSMNSLQRVRAVREFSVN
- the clpB gene encoding ATP-dependent chaperone ClpB, which produces MNFEKLTLKTQEAVQSAVTMAQKRQNSEITPSHLLIALIAQENGIVPALLDSMAIHNQTLLLKVEDLLNKLPRISGTAGQPSLNSELNKVFADADDERLKLKDNYISGEHLLLALLKAPSLVKLFKELNIDNNKILTAMQSVRGQNKVDSPEAEERYQALKKYCRDLTQLAKQSKLDPVIGRDEEIRRTMQVLARRTKNNPVIIGEPGVGKTAIVEGLARRIIAGDVPESLRGKTLLALDMGALVAGAKYRGEFEERLKAVINEIVASEGQILIFIDELHTLVGAGASEGSTDAGNLLKPALSRGELHTIGATTLDEYRKYIEKDAALERRFQPVYANEPSVGDTISILRGLRERYENHHGVRITDEALVAAATLSNRYITNRFMPDKAIDLIDEAASRLKMQIESQPEELDKLERRLLQLNIEKQSLDREKDKASLERKEVLLKEISGLQNERDTLQLRWQNEKSKIEAIQKAKRELEELNNLEAQYSREGNLEKAAEIKYAKIPAVNGKLAALAEELGNLQKASPMLREEVSEEDIALVVATWTGIPVGKMLASDKERYIQLESILAKKVIGQKKAVEAVANAIRRNRSGLADENRPMGSFLFLGPTGVGKTELAKTLAGFLFDDERALTRIDMSEYMEKHAVSRLIGAPPGYVGYDEGGQLTEAVRRRPYSVILFDEIEKAHSDVFNIMLQLLDDGRLTDSAGRVVDFKNTIIIMTSNIGSHFLLEAADPESVHEQIDGLLKQHFKPEFLNRIDETILFHKLNESDIRLIAEIQLSSLRNRLEAKGFKLEVSDEALTFITTAGFNSAFGARPLKRAIQTLLENPLAKKLLEGNFMAGDTVKVSVENDELKIER